Genomic segment of Paenibacillus sp. FSL R5-0912:
AGATAGACGATGCTTCCAAACCCGACTTCCTTCCACACATTTACACTTACCAGAATGGACCAGAAATACTTGGGTACCGCCAGGAAGTTAATGGGCTCCCCGGCCAGATTGAACCGCTCCAGCACGTAGTTCACCGTTCCGTTATCTACGGATAGCAGCGAAAACACGAAACCGGATACAATAACCCAGGACAGGAAATAAGGTAAATAGCTGACGGTCTGGATCACGCGTTTGAAGCCCATATGCCCGACTTCATTCAGCATCAGCGCAAGCAGTATCGGGGCAGGAAAAGAAATAATCAATTTAAGCAGGCTAATCACAAGGGTGTTTCGCATCACATTCCAGAACTCCGGCGCCTCGAAGAACATTCTGAATTGCATAAAACCAACCCAGGGGCTATTCATCATGCCGCCGAAAATATCGTATTGCTGGAACGCCATCACCACGCCATACATCGGAATGTAGCTAAAAATGAATACAAAGATAATGCCCGGCCAAACCATGGACTGCAAATCCAACTGACTGGTAAATCTCTTCCACCTGCTCGCTTTTCCGGCCGTGTTCATCCGCTTTACCTCCTCTGGACGATTCTAGTGAAACAACGGTAAAAACGGTTTGTTCTTCTCCAGCATTTCATCCAGCAGCTGTTCAGCTACGGTGACTGATGGCATGAGCGGATGATGGACCATAGCCTGCAGAGCCACATCCCGGTCTCCGTGAACAGCCGCCTCGATGGTGAGGCTCTCATATTGCTTGACCGCAGCCAGCAGGCCTCTGACGGACTGGGGAACTCTGCGCAGCGGAATCGGCAGCGGACCCTGCTTGGTGACCATACAGTTCACTTCAATCGAGGCATCGTCCGGCAGGAAATCAATAATTCCGTTATTCCTTACATTCAGCGTCTGGATATCGCGGGAATCATTATGAATGGAGCGCATCAGCAGCACTGCCGCCTCCGAGTAATAGGCTCCGCCGCGCTGTTCCAGCTGCTTCGGCTTCTCCTTCAGCTCTATGTTCCGGTACAGCTC
This window contains:
- a CDS encoding ABC transporter permease: MNTAGKASRWKRFTSQLDLQSMVWPGIIFVFIFSYIPMYGVVMAFQQYDIFGGMMNSPWVGFMQFRMFFEAPEFWNVMRNTLVISLLKLIISFPAPILLALMLNEVGHMGFKRVIQTVSYLPYFLSWVIVSGFVFSLLSVDNGTVNYVLERFNLAGEPINFLAVPKYFWSILVSVNVWKEVGFGSIVYLAAIAGIDPTLYEAASIDGASRFKQIHLITLPSITPIIVIFMILAIGGLLSAGFEDILLLATNPILRPYSDVIDTYVYRVGILNARFSYATAVGLFKAVISVILLVTANTIARRADVSLW